From Brassica oleracea var. oleracea cultivar TO1000 chromosome C3, BOL, whole genome shotgun sequence, a single genomic window includes:
- the LOC106336261 gene encoding uncharacterized protein LOC106336261: MVSRRYYRSLRSCTGWRRFLLLVPVLVVLPHLSSLVDYSSSTRAKNEAPSTRNKKLDHLVLVPAAGVGFPDRLHCQGTKALNKTHTTNSHVSGAAGNGVSFVTVFTVYNNNTSLGDLKSSNMVSVVGNVTYSKPERSMAVLNAFAYFILVSMPKSSVVILTDPASQLSIQASNVMVEPIPGDYSRANLMLQRIRSYITFLEMKLEKNDGVINHYIFTDSDIAVVDNIETIFDKHPNFHIALTFRNNKDQPLNSGFIAVRGTREGILRAKVILEQVLKAYKTKYMKASRMLGDQLALVWVVKSHPSFDAKRFTKPQAFTQEIAGASVLFLPCALYNWTPPEGAGQFHGMPLDVKIVHFKGSRKRLMLEAWNFHKSTSNIPDMLCLVLGSGRTKYDF; the protein is encoded by the exons ATGGTTTCCCGGAGATATTACCGGAGCTTAAGATCTTGTACCGGATGGCGTCGGTTTCTATTACTTGTCCCCGTACTCGTTGTTCTTCCTCACCTCTCATCACTTGTTGATTATTCTTCTTCGACTAGAGCTAAGAACGAAGCGCCAAGCACTCGTAACAAGAAACTAGATCACCTTGTGCTCGTTCCTGCTGCTGGAGTCGGCTTTCCCGATAGATTGCATTGCCAAG GCACGAAGGCTCTGAACAAGACACACACTACAAATTCTCATGTGTCTGGTGCTGCTGGAAATGGTGTTTCTTTTGTCACAGTGTTTACTGTTTATAATAATAACACATCACTCGGTGATTTGAAATCCTCCAATATGGTTTCTGTTGTTGGGAATGTTACCTACAGCAAGCCAGAGAGGTCAATGGCTGTTCTAAACGCATTCGCCTACTTCATTCTG GTGAGTATGCCCAAGAGCAGCGTTGTCATATTGACCGATCCAGCTTCTCAACTTTCTATCCAAGCAAGCAACGTGATGGTAGAGCCTATTCCTGGTGATTATTCACGTGCTAACCTGATGCTTCAAAGAATCAGGTCTTACATT ACCTTTCTTGAGATGAAGCTCGAGAAGAATGATGGTGTGATAAACCACTATATCTTCACTGATTCTGATATAGCTGTGGTTGATAACATCGAGACTATATTTGACAAGCATCCAAACTTCCACATAGCTCTCACATTCAGGAACAATAAAGATCAACCTCTGAACTCAGGTTTTATAGCTGTGAGAGGAACCCGTGAAGGGATCCTAAG GGCTAAAGTTATTCTTGAACAAGTCTTAAAAGCTTACAAAACCAAATACATGAAGGCATCGCGTATGCTTGGTGATCAGTTGGCTCTGGTATGGGTTGTCAAATCCCATCCTTCATTTGACGCAAAGAGATTCACAAAGCCACAAGCGTTCACACAAGAAATAGCTGGAGCTTCAGTTCTGTTTCTACCATGTGCCCTATACAACTGGACGCCTCCTGAAGGTGCTGGTCAGTTTCATGGCATGCCATTAGATGTCAAG ATTGTTCACTTCAAAGGTTCGAGGAAACGCTTAATGCTAGAGGCATGGAACTTCCACAAATCTACTTCGAACATTCCAGATATGTTGTGTCTTGTTCTAGGTAGTGGAAGAACTAAATACGATTTCTAA
- the LOC106331461 gene encoding uncharacterized protein At4g17910, whose protein sequence is MDSSLNPNKHLKEEFVSNLDGSSILEIAALLTIVPLLVLIRYSIGFHCRTDNNDKSVSSKKNDDEIVVSRQWKAYSYAISLDFIFIVFPMLLFFTVLSEWVYHGVVLLSLLLLVLTVTAKRSSSGLQRGQSLSFRANVSSYRVALMLITCLCILSVDFTIFPRRYAKTETYGTSLMDLGVGSFVLANAIVSRQARDVSSGNWITGLKATAPLLLLGFIRLVTTSGVDYQVHVTEYGQHWNFFFTLAAISILTSFVNVPAKYCGVLGFTVLAGYQTWLVSGLNTYLLSHERGDNIISKNKEGVYSTLGYWGMYLLGVHLGYHLFYAKHSNTRSTTSSIARVFLVSFILWIVTILVDNYVERISRRTCNMPYVTWVLAQDLQALGIFMLSSYIPMNKLSSLEEAIDQNLLATFLLANVFTGVMNMAVDTIFASPISSLVILTAYAFGLSVIVGTIHFSGFRLKFW, encoded by the exons ATGGATTCGTCTCTGAATCCAAACAAGCATCTCAAAGAAGA ATTCGTAAGCAATCTAGATGGATCGTCTATTCTGGAAATCGCAGCACTATTAACCATTGTCCCT CTTTTGGTTCTTATTCGCTACTCCATTGGCTTTCACTGTAGAACCG ATAACAATGACAAATCGGTTTCATCGAAGAAAAACGACGATGAGATCGTTGTTTCCAGACAATGGAAGGCTTACAGTTATGCTATATCCTTGGACTTTATCTTCATTGTCTTCCCCATGCTCTTGTTCTTCACC GTTCTATCAGAATGGGTTTATCATGGGGTAGTTTTGTTGTCTCTGTTGTTGCTTGTTCTTACTGTGACTGCAAAAAG ATCTTCTTCAGGGTTGCAGAGAGGACAATCTCTCTCGTTTAGAGCTAATGTCTCCTCTTATAGAGTTGCTCTG ATGCTAATTACATGCTTGTGTATCTTGTCTGTTGACTTCACTATCTTTCCGAGGAGGTACGCTAAGACTGAGACTTACGGTACTAGCTTG ATGGATCTTGGTGTTGGATCTTTTGTGTTGGCTAATGCTATAGTGTCTCGGCAAGCTAGAGACGTCTCATCAGG AAACTGGATCACTGGACTTAAGGCAACTGCTCCTCTGCTATTACTCGGGTTTATTCGTTTAGTTACCACTTCAGGTGTGGATTATCAG GTCCACGTTACGGAGTATGGACAACACTGGAACTTCTTTTTCACGCTTGCAGCAATATCAATTCTCACATCATTTGTTAACGTACCAGCTAAGTACTGTGGAGTCCTAGGTTTCACTGTTCTTGCAG GGTACCAAACTTGGTTGGTTAGTGGACTGAACACATATCTACTTTCCCACGAAAGAGGAGATAACATTATCAGCAAGAACAAGGAAGGAGTATATAGCACCCTTG GTTATTGGGGCATGTACCTTCTCGGCGTTCACTTAGGCTATCATCTCTTCTACGCAAAGCATTCCAATACTCGAAGCACCACAAGCTCTATCGCTAGAGTCTTTCTTGTTTCTTTTATACTATG GATTGTGACTATACTTGTTGACAACTATGTGGAGAGGATTTCACGTAGAACG TGCAACATGCCTTATGTTACTTGGGTGCTCGCTCAAGATCTCCAG GCGTTGGGTATATTCATGCTTTCGAGTTATATACCTATGAACAAACTCTCATCACTTGAAGAAGCAATTGACCAGAATCTTCTAGCTACTTTTCTTCTT GCAAACGTGTTTACAGGAGTGATGAACATGGCCGTAGATACCATATTTGCTTCTCCAATATCTTCCCTTGTGATATTAACAGCTTATGCCTTTGGTTTATCTGTTATTGTCGGAACCATTCATTTCTCCGGTTTCCGGTTAAAGTTCTGGTAG